A single genomic interval of Melanotaenia boesemani isolate fMelBoe1 chromosome 4, fMelBoe1.pri, whole genome shotgun sequence harbors:
- the helt gene encoding hairy and enhancer of split-related protein helt, with translation MASKMKDRKRTPISHKVIEKRRRDRINRCLNELGKTVPMALAKQNSGKLEKAEILEMTVQYLRALHSADFPRGREKGELLAEFANYFHYGYHECMKNLVHYLTTEDRAETKDIKYARILAFLQSKSRVVTEPVFGSVGTMPESSDYLSQLHSSPEHQSHSPSDSVYQQSPPGHFSWHSSARSPSISYPAMPLSAHTQQHGGYLSPVQGLDHHYFNFIGHPHANTFSLHSAQHAM, from the exons ATGGCATCTAAAATGAAGGACAGGAAG AGAACGCCAATTTCCCACAAAGTCATCGAGAAAAGAAGACGCGACCGAATTAATCGCTGCCTAAACGAACTTGGAAAAACTGTACCGATGGCCCTAGCTAAACAG AACTCTGGAAAACTGGAGAAAGCTGAAATCCTGGAGATGACCGTTCAATATCTGCGAGCGCTCCACTCAGCGGATTTTCCCCGTGGAAGAGAGAAAG GTGAGCTCCTGGCTGAATTTGCCAACTACTTCCACTATGGATACCACGAGTGCATGAAGAACTTGGTGCACTACCTGACCACAGAGGACAGAGCTGAAACCAAAGATATCAAGTACGCGCGGATCCTCGCCTTTTTGCAGTCAAAGTCCCGTGTGGTCACCGAGCCTGTATTCGGGTCAGTCGGCACGATGCCGGAATCGTCTGACTACCTCAGCCAGCTGCACTCCTCCCCAGAACACCAAAGCCACAGCCCGTCGGACTCTGTCTACCAGCAGAGCCCTCCGGGACACTTTTCCTGGCACAGCTCCGCCCGCAGCCCGAGCATCTCTTACCCAGCAATGCCGCTCTCGGCGCACACACAGCAGCATGGTGGATACTTGTCACCGGTGCAAGGACTTGATCACCATTATTTTAACTTCATAGGTCACCCGCACGCAAACACGTTTAGTTTGCACAGCGCGCAACACGCCATGTAA